A genome region from Pseudomonas sp. S06B 330 includes the following:
- the pilG gene encoding twitching motility response regulator PilG has protein sequence MEQPGAALKVMVIDDSKTIRRTAQLLLSEVGCEVITATDGFDALAKIVDQHPQIIFVDVLMPRLDGYQTCALIKHNSAFKDTPVILLSSRDGLFDKARGRVVGSDQFLTKPFSKEELLDAIRAHVPGFAAEEQHAP, from the coding sequence ATGGAACAGCCCGGCGCGGCACTGAAGGTGATGGTGATCGATGACTCGAAAACGATTCGTCGAACCGCCCAATTGTTGCTCAGTGAGGTGGGGTGTGAAGTTATCACTGCCACTGACGGCTTTGATGCCCTGGCCAAGATCGTCGACCAGCATCCACAGATTATTTTTGTCGATGTGCTGATGCCGCGTCTGGATGGTTACCAGACCTGCGCCCTGATCAAGCACAACAGTGCCTTCAAGGACACCCCAGTGATCCTCCTGTCGTCCCGTGATGGCTTGTTCGACAAGGCCAGGGGCCGTGTAGTCGGCTCCGATCAATTTTTAACCAAGCCATTCAGCAAGGAAGAACTGCTGGACGCAATCAGGGCGCATGTGCCCGGGTTCGCCGCAGAAGAACAACACGCACCCTGA
- a CDS encoding chemotaxis protein CheW — protein sequence MTTQPMGESLTAFELLLDIDRRCRLLAADLPLQETRLQSWSGIGFRIGEQWFVAPMGEVAEVLHEPRLSRIPGVKPWVSGVANLRGRLLPVMDLCGFFGLGLSAPRKQRRVLVLDHEELFVGLLVDEVLGLQHFPLHSLELSPPTPLLSGAAPFVQGHFQQQRCWAIFSPLALAQAPGFLDVAL from the coding sequence TTGACCACGCAACCTATGGGCGAGTCGCTGACGGCTTTTGAACTGCTGCTGGATATCGACCGGCGCTGTCGACTGCTGGCAGCCGACTTACCACTGCAGGAAACCCGCCTGCAGAGTTGGAGCGGCATTGGCTTTCGTATCGGCGAACAGTGGTTCGTCGCCCCTATGGGCGAGGTTGCCGAAGTTCTGCACGAGCCGCGCCTGAGCCGGATCCCCGGGGTAAAACCCTGGGTCAGCGGTGTGGCCAACTTGCGTGGGCGCCTGTTGCCGGTGATGGACTTGTGCGGATTCTTCGGCCTGGGCCTTTCGGCACCGCGCAAGCAGCGTCGGGTGCTGGTGCTCGATCATGAGGAGCTGTTTGTCGGACTGTTGGTTGATGAGGTGTTGGGCTTGCAGCATTTCCCCTTGCACAGCCTCGAGCTGTCACCGCCAACACCGTTGCTCAGTGGTGCAGCACCCTTTGTCCAGGGGCACTTCCAGCAGCAACGCTGCTGGGCCATTTTCAGCCCGTTGGCCTTAGCTCAGGCTCCGGGTTTTCTCGACGTGGCGTTGTAA
- the gshB gene encoding glutathione synthase: MSVRLGIVMDPIARISYKKDSSLAMLLAAQERGWSLFYMEQQDLYQGQGQARARMRPLKVFADPEHWFELEAEEDNALSDLDVILMRKDPPFDMEFVYSTYLLEQAEAAGVLVVNRPQSLRDCNEKLFATLFPQCTPPTLVSRRPDIIREFVAEHGDVILKPLDGMGGTSIFRHRVGDPNLSVILETLTALGAQQIMAQAYLPAIKDGDKRILMIDGEPVPYCLARIPASGETRGNLAAGGRGEARPLTDRDRWIAEQVGPTLREKGLLFVGLDVIGEHLTEINVTSPTCIREIDNAFGTRIGVQLMDAIDRQLKAR, encoded by the coding sequence ATGAGCGTTCGCCTCGGGATTGTCATGGACCCCATTGCGCGCATTTCCTATAAGAAGGATAGCTCGCTGGCCATGCTGCTTGCCGCCCAGGAGCGCGGCTGGTCGCTGTTCTACATGGAGCAGCAGGACCTCTACCAAGGCCAGGGCCAAGCCCGCGCGCGGATGCGCCCGTTGAAGGTCTTCGCCGACCCGGAGCACTGGTTCGAGCTGGAAGCCGAAGAAGACAACGCCCTGAGCGATCTGGACGTGATCCTGATGCGCAAGGATCCGCCATTCGACATGGAGTTTGTCTACAGCACCTACCTGCTCGAACAAGCCGAAGCCGCTGGTGTGCTGGTGGTCAACCGCCCACAGAGCCTGCGCGACTGCAACGAAAAGCTGTTCGCCACGCTGTTCCCGCAGTGCACCCCGCCGACCCTGGTCAGCCGCCGCCCGGACATCATTCGCGAGTTTGTCGCCGAGCATGGCGACGTGATCCTCAAGCCACTGGACGGCATGGGCGGCACCTCGATCTTTCGCCACCGGGTGGGCGACCCGAACCTCTCGGTGATTCTCGAAACCCTGACCGCACTTGGCGCCCAGCAGATCATGGCGCAAGCCTACCTGCCCGCCATCAAGGATGGCGACAAGCGTATTTTGATGATCGATGGCGAGCCAGTGCCTTACTGCCTGGCGCGCATTCCGGCCAGCGGTGAAACCCGTGGCAACCTGGCCGCTGGCGGCCGTGGCGAAGCCCGCCCACTGACTGACCGCGATCGCTGGATTGCCGAACAGGTCGGCCCGACCCTGCGCGAAAAAGGCCTGCTGTTTGTTGGCCTGGACGTGATCGGTGAGCACCTGACCGAAATCAACGTCACCAGCCCGACCTGCATCCGTGAAATCGACAACGCCTTTGGCACCCGCATTGGCGTGCAATTGATGGATGCCATTGATCGCCAGCTCAAGGCGCGCTGA
- the pilH gene encoding twitching motility response regulator PilH encodes MARVLIVDDSPTEMYKLTGMLEKHGHEVLKAENGADGVALARHAKPDAVLMDIVMPGVNGFQATRQLNKDPVTAAIPVIIVTTKDQETDKVWGKRQGASDYLTKPVDEDTLIKVLNGVLKG; translated from the coding sequence ATGGCCCGAGTTCTGATCGTCGACGATTCGCCGACCGAAATGTACAAATTGACTGGAATGCTCGAGAAACACGGGCATGAGGTGCTCAAGGCTGAAAACGGCGCCGATGGCGTGGCCCTGGCGCGTCACGCGAAGCCCGACGCTGTGCTGATGGATATCGTCATGCCCGGGGTCAATGGCTTCCAGGCGACTCGCCAGCTCAACAAGGACCCTGTAACGGCCGCTATTCCGGTGATTATCGTCACCACCAAGGATCAGGAAACCGACAAGGTCTGGGGCAAGCGTCAAGGCGCCAGTGACTACCTGACCAAACCGGTGGATGAAGACACCCTGATCAAGGTGCTCAACGGCGTTCTTAAAGGTTGA